CAGATCACGTGGCCCTGCGCTGCGAGGACGCCGGCGTGGCGCGCTACCTGGAGCCCCTTCTCGCCACCTCCTGACGGGTCGGCTCGTGCCCGGCCGGCGGTATGGGTAACCTGTCGGTGCGTGACGGCGCGCCGGCCTCTAGTGCGAGAGAGGCCGCCCGAGCAAGCTCGGGCGGCCAGGGAGAGGCATATCCGCGTGGCTCCTAGAGCAGCGACCCAATCCAGCAGGCGCCGATGCAGACGACGATCGTGGCAACGAGCACCCATACGGTCTTGACGCCCTTGCGGCCCAAGATCCAGTACATCAGCGCAAAGAGCAGGATTTGAGTGAGACAGGGCATAATCATGTCAAAGTAGTCGGTGAGCGGCTGGGCGAAGTCTCCCGACCCCACAATGATGGGGAGGTCGAGCGAGACATAGCTCGCAACCATTCCTCCGATGGCCATGAGTCCGACGATGCTCGCGGCGAGCGTCACCTTCTCCATGACGCCATCCTTTGCCGCGTTCTTGATGAAGGACTGGCCGTAGTGATAGCCGAACTTGAGCCCCAGATAGCGAATCGCAAAGCCGGGGATGTTGAAGATGAGCAGCAGCAGAATCGGGCCTAGCAGGCTGCCCTGCTGAGAGAACCCGATGGCGACGCCCGTGGCGATGATGCGAAGCGTCGCAGCGATGAGCGAGTCCCCGATTCCGGCGAG
Above is a genomic segment from Olsenella timonensis containing:
- a CDS encoding PTS system mannose/fructose/sorbose family transporter subunit IID, translated to MTTSSSEKKLTKKELRQVFWRSCMLDSSWNYERQQNIGYSYAMTPVVKKLHEDGSEKQRRAYARGLDFMAVTPQLSTLLMGINAAMEEENANNEDFDDSTIVAVKTSLMGPLAGIGDSLIAATLRIIATGVAIGFSQQGSLLGPILLLLIFNIPGFAIRYLGLKFGYHYGQSFIKNAAKDGVMEKVTLAASIVGLMAIGGMVASYVSLDLPIIVGSGDFAQPLTDYFDMIMPCLTQILLFALMYWILGRKGVKTVWVLVATIVVCIGACWIGSLL